A single Geoanaerobacter pelophilus DNA region contains:
- a CDS encoding HEAT repeat domain-containing protein, protein MERHRTLDNSLKERHDIIRLLKQVEREDVSFDEIDTIGRSLKLAGKRALTPLLKRLWQETDGELISRFAYLLDFFDEEPWLDQLIQVALRRTDLDSSAKSALLGALQDYGVDITTPPFANMLDDLGGPLAETLPRMLDRGEEGLIEFMEDFLQYPQEMQTAIIQEMAQIADPRVLQLLEIMLGLDSPELLKEIVTTLGKIRDSAAADVLARCAAAKEQPLADLCLRSLRRLAFLDITPSTSDLQLSASQFHVSWASPLDGAGYRTLWFARWGGPGMLSFICLHLHETTGVRAAWGSSSISVTEFDNISRDRVIEDGLVRVDISYALQLLRDALFRNRDTLFQLPPEYYVLKGIFKGEELIPTPYLPDFTEFDLNALAHSTKLLMDGARLFEDDCFAGWYMATCRVYDFAEEWIALEKKGDGKSLAKGLDAILDRYCRDLIAPIVDQIRNRLLLTADLLLKTGRERSLVETTLASAMSLGSFAMPYHLHPFIRQLALESMDAARVALDEGYDLREHPHEADDDEWLD, encoded by the coding sequence ATGGAACGGCACAGAACTCTTGATAACAGTCTCAAGGAGCGGCACGACATCATTCGCCTGTTGAAGCAGGTTGAACGGGAAGATGTGTCTTTCGATGAGATCGATACCATCGGTCGCTCACTGAAACTGGCTGGGAAAAGAGCCCTTACTCCCCTGCTCAAGCGGCTGTGGCAAGAGACGGACGGAGAGCTGATCTCCAGATTCGCTTACTTGCTGGATTTCTTTGATGAGGAGCCATGGCTTGACCAGCTGATACAGGTTGCGCTCCGCAGAACCGATCTGGACAGTTCCGCCAAATCAGCGCTGCTTGGAGCGTTGCAGGATTATGGCGTGGATATTACCACCCCGCCCTTTGCCAATATGCTGGACGATCTGGGTGGTCCCCTTGCCGAAACCCTACCCCGGATGCTCGACCGGGGTGAGGAGGGGCTGATTGAGTTCATGGAGGACTTTCTCCAATATCCTCAGGAGATGCAGACTGCCATAATTCAAGAAATGGCTCAGATCGCGGACCCCAGAGTGTTGCAGCTTCTTGAGATCATGCTCGGGCTTGATTCGCCTGAACTACTCAAGGAAATCGTGACGACACTGGGGAAGATTCGCGACAGTGCTGCAGCAGATGTGCTGGCCCGGTGTGCTGCTGCAAAAGAACAACCTCTGGCTGACCTTTGCCTGAGGAGTTTGCGGCGCTTGGCTTTTTTGGACATAACCCCCTCAACTTCGGATCTTCAGCTCTCGGCCAGTCAGTTTCACGTGTCATGGGCAAGTCCGCTGGACGGGGCAGGATACCGAACCCTCTGGTTTGCCCGTTGGGGCGGGCCGGGAATGCTCTCGTTCATATGCCTGCATCTGCATGAGACCACCGGGGTCAGGGCTGCCTGGGGCTCAAGCTCGATCTCGGTAACGGAATTTGACAATATCAGCAGGGATCGGGTTATCGAGGATGGTCTGGTCAGGGTGGATATCAGTTATGCCTTGCAGCTGCTCCGCGATGCCTTATTCCGGAACCGGGATACTCTGTTCCAATTACCGCCAGAATATTACGTCCTAAAGGGGATTTTCAAGGGTGAAGAGCTGATCCCCACTCCGTATCTGCCGGATTTCACCGAGTTTGATCTGAATGCCTTGGCCCATTCCACCAAGTTGCTTATGGACGGAGCCAGGCTTTTTGAGGACGATTGCTTTGCCGGCTGGTACATGGCCACTTGTCGGGTCTATGACTTTGCCGAAGAGTGGATAGCGCTTGAAAAAAAAGGTGATGGCAAGTCACTGGCAAAGGGGCTTGATGCCATACTCGATCGCTATTGCCGCGATCTCATTGCCCCGATTGTTGATCAGATCAGAAACCGTTTGCTGCTCACTGCGGATCTCCTGCTCAAGACCGGCAGGGAGCGATCGCTTGTGGAAACTACGCTTGCCTCGGCCATGAGCCTGGGCAGCTTTGCCATGCCGTATCATTTGCATCCGTTTATTCGGCAACTGGCGCTGGAAAGCATGGATGCGGCTCGTGTGGCTTTAGATGAAGGCTATGACCTGAGAGAGCATCCGCATGAAGCGGATGATGACGAATGGCTCGACTAG